The DNA sequence caagtagatcccatgtgtcagtaacctcttgtcgttctaagagatgaacagtttatggtggtttcaccagttctacattttctggtatttcgaccagttcaatatcttcatcgatgttTTCTttaccgatgatttcttcctttctttctgaggaagatggaggagaaggttccataattttttggaacaaagtttctgcctctttttcttcttctttctctttttgttcagagaaatattcttcatattcttgttcaaccaattggctgacaaggccattcttggtttttcttcttgcttcagctatgaagcattctttgtgataagtcttttttgactcttcacaaaacatagggagaccattcttttcgtgacaaaagcagtagtcacaaacgaatgtaccagggttcacctgataagaagacatgaaggtttctgtcttgctttcttcccaatttttgattttcaaaacattcatttgtctggattcgaagtactctactttagaatctatctcagactcatctgatgaagtttcttcttcagaccaggcagaataaactgactcgtcttcttcatcatcagaataggctatttcgtagcctttcatatttgctacttctactatttgctcatatttttcaaagagagctttagtagaccttttacccttttccgggcattgattggcatagtgcccttcagctttacacaaccaacatctgcaagctttcttgctgggttgtttatgctgatgaatattcttctttttcttgaagaatttctttttaggatcttcatccttctgtttcttgtaattggaacttctcttgaatttccaattcttcttttgattactctttttgaaatttttagagtaatatttttctttccttcttctgtggaacttggactcatgacatccccagtttgtgggcatatccaatattccatagcagaaattttcaactcttttgagttgcttcttggccatcttagctctaagattggctttgcattgctccttcagtaattgccggattctgtcggcaattcctccaactgaaaatctttcaattggtttttcagctatgctttctctcacagctgttctccatggttcagggagttttctgtgcaacagattaactagatcagtattctctagttcaccaattgtacagtagtattcctgaaactcattcaggtattcttcgaaatatctcatgtcacagattttgagagcatagatattcgattttgccgtttctttggctttttcactcaaatttgaaacatctccacagaactgatcgtacaggggtactgcaaaatcatacggagactttgaagtcttgatttcttccagccactcttttcctctggctgtttctttgaaagagaagtagtacttttttgctaccccggtgagagtagtttcaaagTACATTTGAAGATCAggagcttcaaattttccaagggtaagtgcagaggccatcattaggctgtctacccattggtcaagagtttttctcttgtcaaGAGCTTTATCCAGATCTAGCCAAATTCCATAGTTGGAAATTGGTACTCTGGGtatcttgtcctctgggacaaatctttgagaatttctttctccatttctgcCCGTAGGGGCCTTCTGTATAGGGAGTTTGacttttcccttttctcgaACGATGGAAgtcttggagctttctccttcttccatttcaatatcttgatatggaaagacttttctcgtctttctgattttgaattttttcatttcttcgattagtttttctaatcgttcaggattttcgcaattctcagcttctttataAAGATtatagagcctctcagctctgagcatatggactggtctgtttagatcagcgtctagatcttcttctgatattggctcttcaatagtgggttttgtaccactgacactagcttctctagtgctgtagcttcttctcagaagactgctgctgtttatcctgaggttctcaggacagacatcacttttcctgtgattgtcgaagttgaggctgatttctccagttcttctactctcgtagatttttgcttttgctctttccggttgctttttgggaccggataatttccattcaagaggaaatgttacttcattccaagtaactttatggatatgttgtgaatggttcttctgattggtgaggaatccagtagtaagacatgggatatttgttatccttgccttaggggctactgtagtactcatcaatttatagtatattctatatactattgcaagttcctgcatatcttctttcttgACTCTTAGTCTGAGACattgagctgcatctttcaagctggtggtgaagttggggaagcaattgaaatatgctacttggtcgcataaggatgcttcgagtgttcctaacagactagcttggaagtatgttaacctgttgtcctgtagaacacataggactgaacagtttataccttcacgagcaagcaagtttatgcctacttggactgctccaatatgcataaattgatatttttttgcttgtgctctagcaacttctgctggagtgatcagtagaagattagtctctccacctgctgttgctggggttgtaatctccagtaatttgaaataatggctatccagtAAATCAAATTTTCctcttttgtagatctgtttaAAATCTAtctttgggattgaggaattttttacttcttgttcaatctcattgaactcaaattcttcagcatttaggagttgtactcctttcttttttccaaagatgcttaatatcttcatttctcttttttccgggttttcataccggatgcTAGTAGAaggatccagaaaaatcatgtttggaacaggatTCTTGTCTGgcctttctaatggtttgaatccattagctttcttttttactgtaggcactttcttgtccttcagtatatttttcatagaatccagcgttttttgctgttcattgatttttctactgacgactgtcagcttttcttcttccgtttttggaagttccttgatataatccagtttgttttccaatctttccaattggtggattatattaggtaatttttctagatgattttgacatctagataattctagtaacagcttctgatatttctcatcagaagatttcagtagagaatttattttctctaataacaattctgacattgtccccattaaggaggggttctcctttgagctatttttacaagctctgataccaacgattgcggatctaaccaatgctcaaataatccagaggtttttgttctatttctagaacatataagagattatcaataTCTTCCTCTAGCTTATAGATTCTGGTTtggagtctataaataatatcccagtagttGGGAGTAGTTCTGTTGAGATTATCTCTAAAGAGTTTCAATTTTCTTAACTTTTCTCTTTCGGTTtttaattctttgctagtatttttacAAATAGCAAGTAACTCTAGTCTgtcaacaatcgaaattatgagtGGTAAAATAActgtttaccttcgagtatagaGGATGAGTTTATACCTGCAAATGTTTagacaaacaaattcaaagcatgggcccactacgctccgtcaatttttatttttacagaGGAAAGAGATAActaacaaggaaagtaaaagactcactaaagacaaaatgtccttaagtgtaaacttttgtccttaaaTGTGTAAAACCAAATGATGAGGAGTTATTTGTGTTTTGAAATCTTAGTAGGGGGGTATATGTAGTTTACTAAATTTTTAATGCAGGGAAGTAGGATTCTAAAGTTGAACTGCTAGTATACCGGAGTTCTACGTTCTTTAGTGGGAACTGAACTGAAACAAAGCCATCGATTCTCATGCGCCGAGTCCTAAGAGTAAACCATACATATTCATCGATTTCATCCTAACCTCATTTGGCTTCATTGAGCGTAAACTAAATGATATAACCTTGTTTTCCTGTACTGGAGCATATAGTTAGCTAAAGCGTCTCAACAACATCATCGCTAAACAATCTGGAATTTAGTGTAGTTCAGATAGTGACCGAGGCAACACATTGTCATCGCATTTTTACTGTTAAATCAACTATATGAGATTCACAGGAACTCAAATAATAACTTGTGTGCTATCTTATATGAGATTGCCCGTTACCAACAAAGATTCTAGAAGCAACTCATGGTCATACAGTTAATCAACTACATGATAATCATTGCAACTCAAGTAATACATATATGAGTGCCCTAAACAAACAGAGATTCTAGCATAGCTAAGCCATATTACAAACCAAGACAAGAAAGCAAACTTAGTTCACACAATTCCGACTGAGGAATAAACCTACCTGTTGGAGTAAATGTAGCTTATTTATAATGTCGAGAGCATTCGACACCTCGGATTTAAGAGGAGTCAGGTATCCAATCTTTTGGCATTGAAGATTTGAATATTCGGAGAAGCAATGTCCTCTCCTTTCTCCCTAGCTTCTTTGCACCATATCCACGGAATGCACCAAGCTTAAGTGCCTGTTTCCCTTCTTCCACCGCTCTTTTTCTCACGGCCACCAATAAATCTGTCCCTTGTGGATCAATGCTGctctcttctttttcactttcacaTTTCTCTTTGTTCCCTGTAATTGAACTTGCACTATCATCTGCTAATTTGACAGACTGATGTTTGTTGCCTTCATCACTCTTAGCTG is a window from the Rosa chinensis cultivar Old Blush chromosome 2, RchiOBHm-V2, whole genome shotgun sequence genome containing:
- the LOC112187889 gene encoding uncharacterized protein LOC112187889 gives rise to the protein MQSKPQGVMASNNLQQQGSKNVQTGRPQNILTLSLTTGTTLEEFKFGFPSEGLSTASNRWWGSNSPNCDEGVHGEAAKSDEGNKHQSVKLADDSASSITGNKEKCESEKEESSIDPQGTDLLVAVRKRAVEEGKQALKLGAFRGYGAKKLGRKERTLLLRIFKSSMPKDWIPDSS